A window of the Hydrogenobacter hydrogenophilus genome harbors these coding sequences:
- a CDS encoding beta-barrel assembly-enhancing protease, giving the protein MKRLLLIPLLFVMSCAKAIDFGSLILPEEEELRIGKSYIPYAIEESDGLYPDKRVQEYVKSVGMSIAKHTPRRLPYEFFVVNSDTVNAFALPGGPVFITRGLLLKLNNESELAGVLGHELGHINARHHAKFLEKMYAINLLYNISSVLLADKPYAQALLQFGQVGGQLLALKFSRDQERQADELGVVYVLKAGYDPRGLLGVFETFKNMERTNVPEWLQTHPLPQSRIEDVQREIENIKPSGSLIYDTDEFQNIKKLLKQTENSYREFYAGKKAYQQKNYSIALSHFMRAVELYHDNYEARLYIAYILAKEGNISQALRQVQTAYSIVPEVFSTNYVYGFVLFKMGRYSESVQRLERAKKFIPDHADTYYYLGRDYEALGDISKAVYHYKTALELSQGKAEWSKDAQERLRRLQNM; this is encoded by the coding sequence ATGAAAAGGCTTTTATTAATACCGCTTCTTTTTGTTATGAGCTGTGCAAAGGCTATTGATTTTGGCTCGCTTATTCTTCCGGAAGAGGAAGAGCTGCGCATAGGAAAAAGCTACATCCCTTATGCCATAGAAGAGAGCGACGGTCTATATCCGGACAAAAGAGTACAAGAATATGTCAAAAGCGTTGGCATGAGCATAGCCAAACACACGCCCAGAAGGCTGCCCTATGAGTTTTTTGTGGTGAATTCGGACACAGTTAACGCCTTTGCTCTTCCGGGAGGACCTGTATTTATCACGAGGGGACTTTTGCTCAAGCTAAATAACGAGAGTGAGCTTGCAGGAGTGTTGGGACACGAGCTTGGACACATAAACGCGAGGCATCATGCAAAGTTTTTAGAAAAGATGTACGCTATAAACCTGCTCTATAACATAAGTTCTGTTCTTTTGGCTGATAAGCCTTACGCTCAGGCACTTTTGCAGTTTGGTCAAGTGGGAGGTCAGCTTTTGGCTCTTAAGTTTAGCAGAGATCAGGAAAGACAAGCAGATGAACTTGGGGTTGTGTATGTGCTAAAAGCTGGGTATGACCCAAGAGGACTGTTGGGTGTTTTTGAAACTTTCAAGAATATGGAAAGGACAAATGTTCCCGAATGGCTCCAAACACATCCCCTTCCTCAAAGTAGAATAGAGGATGTCCAAAGAGAGATAGAAAACATAAAGCCCTCAGGAAGCCTCATATACGATACAGACGAGTTTCAAAACATTAAAAAGCTTTTGAAACAAACAGAGAATTCTTACAGAGAGTTTTACGCAGGCAAAAAAGCTTATCAGCAGAAGAATTACTCCATCGCCCTTTCTCACTTCATGAGAGCAGTAGAACTTTACCATGATAACTACGAAGCGCGCCTTTACATAGCTTATATACTTGCAAAGGAAGGCAATATATCACAAGCACTTAGACAAGTTCAGACTGCTTACTCTATAGTGCCTGAAGTTTTCTCTACAAACTATGTTTATGGTTTTGTGCTTTTCAAGATGGGAAGATACTCAGAATCCGTACAAAGACTTGAGAGGGCCAAAAAGTTTATACCTGATCATGCAGACACTTACTATTACCTTGGTAGGGATTACGAAGCCTTAGGAGACATTTCAAAAGCAGTATACCACTACAAGACTGCTTTGGAGCTGTCCCAAGGTAAAGCAGAATGGTCAAAAGATGCTCAAGAAAGGCTCAGAAGATTACAAAACATGTGA
- a CDS encoding MBL fold metallo-hydrolase, whose translation MTAKLIFNTQDHKVAFYEELTPASAVQANQYLIIHKGEGMLLDPGGHKVFPKLLSDISILIPTGNIKYILLSHQDPDIVASINGWLMTTKAYAYISKLWTRFLPHFGLDSQLEERVIPIDDSGTKLNLNGCELLILPAHFLHSPGNFQVYDPCSKILFSGDLGASLGQDYFFVEDFETHIKYMEGFHKRYMASGKILRFWVNMVRQLDVEMIAPQHGAIFKGREMVGRFLEWLENLEVGVDLMTQDKYKLPV comes from the coding sequence ATGACCGCCAAGCTGATCTTTAACACTCAGGATCACAAAGTAGCCTTCTACGAAGAACTTACACCAGCAAGTGCGGTGCAGGCAAATCAGTACCTTATAATCCACAAAGGTGAGGGCATGCTATTGGATCCCGGAGGACACAAGGTATTCCCTAAGCTCCTCTCGGACATATCCATACTTATACCTACAGGAAACATAAAGTACATACTCCTGTCTCACCAAGACCCTGACATAGTGGCTTCTATAAATGGCTGGCTTATGACAACAAAAGCTTATGCGTACATATCCAAGCTTTGGACAAGATTTCTACCTCACTTTGGTCTTGACTCTCAACTGGAGGAAAGGGTTATTCCTATAGATGACAGTGGTACCAAGCTGAACCTAAACGGCTGTGAACTTCTAATATTGCCAGCTCACTTTCTGCACTCTCCGGGTAATTTTCAGGTATACGACCCATGTTCAAAGATCCTATTTTCCGGAGACTTAGGGGCTTCTTTGGGACAGGATTACTTTTTTGTGGAGGATTTTGAGACGCACATAAAGTATATGGAAGGATTTCACAAAAGGTATATGGCAAGTGGAAAGATCCTAAGGTTCTGGGTGAATATGGTAAGACAGCTTGATGTTGAGATGATAGCTCCTCAGCATGGAGCTATATTTAAAGGAAGAGAGATGGTGGGCAGGTTTCTTGAATGGCTTGAAAACCTTGAGGTGGGTGTTGATCTTATGACGCAAGATAAGTACAAATTACCCGTGTGA
- the kdsA gene encoding 3-deoxy-8-phosphooctulonate synthase — translation MMIIAGPCVIESEKVVFQVAEELKRLSEIYPEFSFVFKSSFDKANRSSIRSYRGPGLEKGLKILQKVKEELGLRITTDVHETWQVEPVAQIVDIIQIPAFLSRQTDLLVKSAQTGKPVNVKKGQFLAPWDAKNIVEKLKHAGAVDYYITERGTSFGYNNLVVDFRGLVIMSEFTKVIFDATHSVQLPGGAGDRSSGQREFVLPLIRAAVAVGCNGIFMETHPDPDNALSDGPNMLPLSSLQMVVETVQRIRSAVSS, via the coding sequence ATGATGATCATAGCTGGTCCTTGTGTGATAGAAAGTGAAAAGGTAGTTTTTCAGGTTGCTGAAGAGTTAAAACGCCTCTCTGAGATTTACCCTGAGTTTTCTTTTGTCTTTAAGTCTTCTTTTGACAAAGCAAATAGGTCTTCAATAAGGTCATACAGAGGTCCGGGGCTTGAGAAGGGTCTAAAAATACTCCAAAAAGTAAAAGAGGAGCTGGGACTTAGGATCACCACGGATGTACACGAAACTTGGCAGGTGGAACCCGTTGCGCAGATAGTGGATATAATACAGATACCTGCATTCCTAAGCAGGCAGACAGACCTTTTAGTAAAGTCAGCGCAGACGGGGAAGCCTGTGAATGTAAAGAAGGGACAGTTTTTAGCACCTTGGGATGCCAAAAACATCGTGGAAAAGCTCAAACATGCCGGAGCTGTGGATTACTACATAACAGAAAGGGGTACATCCTTTGGCTATAACAATTTGGTAGTGGATTTTAGAGGTTTGGTTATCATGTCGGAATTTACCAAAGTGATCTTTGATGCCACACACAGCGTACAGCTTCCGGGTGGTGCGGGTGATAGGTCCTCAGGTCAAAGGGAGTTTGTACTGCCCTTAATACGCGCAGCTGTTGCGGTAGGTTGTAATGGCATCTTTATGGAGACACACCCAGACCCAGACAATGCTCTCTCCGACGGTCCCAACATGCTACCCCTAAGCTCTCTACAGATGGTGGTCGAGACTGTTCAACGGATACGAAGCGCAGTATCTTCGTAA
- the purF gene encoding amidophosphoribosyltransferase has product MCGIFGIFNVEQAQKYAFYGIYALQHRGQESVGIAVSDYEKINVVKKTGLVLESISPKDMETLNGNIAIAHVRYSTAGDLGSANAQPLLRKTSLGPVALVHNGNLVNYNTLKAQLQEKGINLYHTSDSELLLALLDAEEYVPEHIRLHPEDTTLLPKVFYALSKVKGAYSVIYMFKDRLVVARDAFGFRPLLVGRLKNALLFASESCSFDILGAQLWREVKPGEVIVVDKKGIRSYQLFQQEKKAMCIFEFVYFSKPESYLFGDWVYKVRKAMGIALAKEDDIIADIVVPVPDSGLVPAIGYSQQKGIPLELGIIRNHYVGRSFIEPTQELRDIKVLMKLNPNRAVLEGKRVVVIDDSLVRGTTSKKIVSMLRRAGAKEVHLRIASPPVVGPCYYGIDTPTKEELIANRFTKEEIQKFIGADSLKYLSLEGLRGCVKDANEFCDACFSGVYPVAYEDTALRIR; this is encoded by the coding sequence ATGTGCGGTATATTTGGAATTTTTAATGTGGAGCAGGCACAAAAGTATGCCTTTTACGGCATATACGCTTTGCAACACAGAGGACAAGAAAGCGTAGGTATAGCGGTTTCTGATTATGAAAAGATAAACGTGGTTAAAAAAACGGGTCTTGTTTTGGAATCCATAAGTCCTAAGGATATGGAAACACTAAATGGAAATATCGCTATAGCTCATGTGAGGTACTCCACAGCGGGAGACCTTGGGTCTGCAAACGCTCAACCTCTCTTGAGGAAAACCTCTCTTGGTCCAGTGGCACTGGTGCATAATGGAAACTTGGTAAATTACAATACCTTAAAGGCTCAGCTTCAAGAAAAAGGCATAAATCTGTATCACACTTCAGACAGTGAGCTTTTGCTTGCTCTTCTTGATGCGGAGGAGTATGTACCTGAGCATATAAGGCTTCATCCAGAGGACACTACGCTACTGCCCAAGGTCTTTTACGCTCTTAGCAAGGTAAAAGGTGCCTACAGTGTTATATACATGTTCAAAGATAGATTAGTGGTTGCCAGAGATGCTTTCGGCTTTAGACCTCTTCTTGTGGGCAGGCTAAAAAACGCCTTGCTTTTTGCATCCGAAAGCTGTTCTTTTGACATACTGGGAGCTCAGCTTTGGAGAGAGGTAAAGCCAGGTGAGGTGATAGTGGTGGATAAAAAAGGCATAAGAAGTTATCAACTCTTTCAGCAGGAAAAAAAAGCCATGTGCATATTTGAATTTGTATACTTTTCCAAGCCCGAGAGCTACCTCTTTGGAGACTGGGTCTACAAAGTGAGGAAAGCTATGGGTATTGCCCTTGCCAAAGAAGATGACATAATTGCAGACATAGTAGTGCCCGTTCCCGATTCTGGTTTAGTGCCTGCCATAGGTTACTCTCAGCAAAAGGGTATCCCCCTTGAGTTGGGCATCATAAGAAATCACTATGTGGGAAGAAGCTTTATAGAGCCTACACAGGAGCTAAGAGACATAAAGGTTCTCATGAAACTAAATCCTAACAGAGCGGTGCTTGAAGGCAAAAGGGTCGTAGTCATAGATGACTCTTTGGTGAGAGGCACGACTTCAAAGAAGATAGTTAGCATGTTAAGACGCGCAGGTGCAAAAGAGGTGCATCTCAGGATAGCCTCTCCTCCCGTAGTAGGTCCTTGTTATTACGGCATTGATACACCTACGAAAGAAGAACTCATAGCCAACAGGTTTACCAAAGAAGAGATACAAAAGTTCATAGGCGCAGACTCTTTAAAATACCTTTCCTTAGAAGGTTTAAGAGGTTGTGTAAAAGATGCAAATGAATTCTGCGATGCTTGTTTTAGCGGTGTTTATCCTGTTGCTTACGAAGATACTGCGCTTCGTATCCGTTGA
- the purB gene encoding adenylosuccinate lyase, translating to MIERYTREEIGKVWSEVNKFKTWLQVELAVCSAWSKLGKIPKEAFEEIKKKTFVNEDVVQKIKDYERTYKHDVLAFISAISEQIPSYSHYFHMGLTSSDVVDTALALQMREALQIILKDVELVLEELKKLSFEHKHTLMMGRTHGVHAEPITLGIKFAVWYDEMKRNKERLLRAYESVSYGKLSGAVGTYSNLDPRVEQIALEELGLKVEPASTQIVHRDRHADLMYAIACCATSLEKFATEIRHLQRTEVLELQEPFTEGQRGSSAMPHKKNPIHSERICGLARVLRANLLVALENMVLWHERDISHSSAERIIIPDSTIALDYMLNLFLEILKGLVINEDRMMKNMELSYGLYASSKVLVILMEKGTPRDKAYEIVQRCAMKSWQEGIPFKEALLLDEEARSLLSPQDIQSATDPRSFLRNIDHIYQKVFGAL from the coding sequence ATGATAGAGCGCTACACAAGAGAAGAGATAGGAAAAGTATGGTCAGAGGTGAATAAGTTTAAAACATGGCTACAGGTGGAGCTCGCAGTTTGCAGTGCCTGGTCTAAGCTTGGGAAGATACCAAAGGAAGCCTTTGAGGAAATAAAAAAGAAGACTTTTGTAAATGAAGATGTAGTCCAAAAGATAAAAGATTATGAAAGGACTTATAAACACGATGTGCTTGCCTTTATATCCGCCATATCAGAGCAAATACCCTCTTATTCTCACTACTTTCATATGGGTCTTACATCTTCAGATGTGGTAGATACCGCTCTTGCACTGCAGATGAGGGAAGCCTTGCAGATAATCCTTAAAGATGTTGAGCTTGTGCTTGAAGAGTTAAAAAAGCTTTCTTTTGAACACAAGCACACTCTCATGATGGGAAGAACTCACGGTGTGCACGCAGAACCCATAACTCTTGGCATAAAGTTTGCAGTGTGGTATGACGAGATGAAAAGAAACAAAGAGAGGCTCTTGAGAGCATACGAGAGTGTATCTTACGGTAAGCTTTCTGGTGCAGTGGGAACATACTCAAACCTTGATCCAAGGGTAGAACAGATAGCCCTTGAGGAGTTGGGACTAAAAGTAGAGCCTGCAAGCACTCAGATAGTGCATAGAGACAGACATGCAGACCTTATGTATGCAATAGCCTGTTGTGCCACATCCCTTGAGAAGTTTGCCACAGAGATAAGACACTTACAGAGAACCGAGGTTTTGGAGCTTCAAGAGCCCTTCACAGAAGGTCAAAGGGGATCTTCTGCCATGCCTCACAAGAAAAACCCCATACACTCAGAACGCATATGTGGTCTTGCGAGGGTGCTAAGAGCCAACCTTTTGGTGGCTCTTGAGAACATGGTGCTCTGGCACGAAAGGGACATATCCCACTCTTCCGCAGAAAGGATAATAATTCCCGATAGCACCATAGCCCTTGACTACATGCTAAATCTCTTTTTAGAGATACTAAAAGGTCTTGTGATAAACGAAGATAGGATGATGAAAAACATGGAGCTATCTTACGGACTTTATGCATCTTCAAAGGTGTTAGTAATCCTCATGGAAAAAGGAACACCAAGGGATAAAGCTTATGAGATAGTCCAAAGGTGTGCCATGAAAAGCTGGCAGGAAGGCATACCCTTTAAAGAAGCACTACTTCTTGATGAGGAAGCAAGATCCCTTCTTAGTCCGCAGGACATACAGTCAGCGACAGACCCAAGGAGCTTTCTAAGAAACATAGACCACATATACCAAAAGGTGTTTGGTGCTCTATAA
- the purL gene encoding phosphoribosylformylglycinamidine synthase subunit PurL: MTEIYKLHGLTKEEYERILEKLGREPNHVELGILGAMWSEHCSYKSSKVFLKMFPTKSERVVQGPGENAGVVMLDEHVWIAFKVESHNHPSYIEPFNGAATGVGGIIRDVLSMGARPIALGNSLRFGPLNDPKTKHLVKGVVKGISHYGNSIGVPNVCGETFFEECYITNPLVNAFCLGVLPAGRIYTSRAKEPGQVLVLIGSSTGRDGIHGAVMASGEFSQDKESKRSHVQVGDPYFGKKLIEAIMEIIEKDLVVGLQDLGAAGLAGASSEVANKSRMGVELYLEKVPLREEGMEPYEILLSESQERMLLITDPEKVDEIQAVAKSHHLECALVGKLTDDGYFRAFFNGQVVAELPISLIVEEAPVYVRERKEPSYIAEIRNFHQEQLPEVDLKEALYTLLSSPNICAKEWIYSQYDYQVGTNTVLKPGGDAAVLRIKWPIRPQIKSDKLIAITMEGNSRMTYLNPYEGGKFVVAEACRNLACVGAVPVGITDCLNFGNPERPEIMWQLEQAIKGMADACQYFGVPVVSGNVSLYNETVEQKTARNIYPTPVVVAVGVVENRKFLDHKFKEDGHLIFLIGDLRRGSKIDGSEFLKRIHGKVLGDVPEVNLEKEKALHGLLLRLINEDLILSAHDVSTGGLMVCLLECLFGTSLGATINLYTGERLDFFLFSENPTRVVVSVKKEDAETFKDITEAEGIDWVLLGRTTDDGILRIELYDEPVMEEKLEPLEELWKNTLEKALSHTL, from the coding sequence ATGACAGAGATATACAAACTTCACGGACTTACTAAAGAAGAATACGAGCGCATACTGGAAAAGCTGGGAAGAGAGCCAAACCACGTGGAGCTTGGGATTTTGGGAGCCATGTGGTCAGAGCACTGCTCCTACAAGTCCTCAAAGGTATTTCTCAAGATGTTTCCTACAAAATCCGAAAGGGTAGTTCAGGGTCCGGGTGAGAACGCAGGCGTAGTAATGCTTGATGAGCATGTGTGGATAGCTTTCAAAGTTGAGAGCCACAACCATCCTTCTTACATAGAGCCTTTTAACGGTGCAGCAACTGGTGTTGGTGGCATCATAAGAGATGTGCTTTCTATGGGTGCAAGGCCCATAGCTCTTGGTAATTCACTGAGGTTTGGTCCCCTTAACGATCCCAAAACGAAGCATTTAGTAAAAGGTGTGGTCAAAGGTATAAGCCATTACGGGAACTCCATAGGTGTACCTAATGTGTGCGGTGAAACCTTTTTTGAAGAGTGCTACATTACTAATCCTCTTGTTAACGCTTTTTGCTTAGGTGTCTTACCAGCAGGTAGAATTTACACCTCAAGAGCAAAAGAGCCGGGTCAGGTGCTTGTGCTTATAGGTTCTTCAACGGGAAGAGATGGCATACACGGCGCGGTGATGGCTTCGGGTGAGTTTTCACAGGACAAAGAATCAAAAAGGTCTCATGTACAGGTAGGTGATCCATACTTTGGTAAAAAGCTCATAGAAGCCATCATGGAGATCATTGAAAAGGACTTAGTGGTAGGATTACAGGACTTGGGAGCAGCGGGACTTGCAGGTGCCAGCTCAGAAGTAGCCAACAAGTCCCGTATGGGTGTAGAGCTCTATCTTGAAAAGGTCCCTCTCAGAGAAGAAGGAATGGAGCCTTACGAGATACTCCTTTCGGAAAGTCAGGAAAGGATGCTCTTGATAACAGACCCAGAAAAGGTGGATGAGATACAAGCGGTGGCAAAAAGCCACCACTTGGAGTGTGCTCTGGTGGGCAAGCTTACCGACGATGGATACTTTAGAGCCTTTTTCAATGGGCAGGTAGTAGCAGAACTTCCCATAAGTCTTATAGTGGAAGAGGCACCAGTTTATGTAAGAGAGAGAAAGGAACCCTCTTACATAGCGGAGATAAGAAACTTCCATCAGGAGCAACTGCCAGAAGTGGATCTCAAAGAAGCGTTATACACTCTTTTATCCTCTCCCAACATATGTGCAAAGGAATGGATTTATAGCCAGTATGACTATCAGGTGGGTACAAACACAGTGTTAAAGCCAGGTGGTGATGCTGCGGTGCTTCGCATAAAATGGCCTATAAGACCCCAGATAAAGAGCGACAAACTCATTGCCATAACCATGGAAGGAAACTCTCGCATGACCTACCTAAACCCTTACGAAGGTGGGAAGTTTGTAGTAGCGGAAGCGTGTAGAAACTTAGCCTGTGTAGGTGCAGTGCCCGTAGGCATAACAGACTGTCTTAATTTTGGCAATCCCGAAAGGCCAGAGATCATGTGGCAGTTGGAACAGGCTATAAAGGGTATGGCAGATGCCTGCCAATATTTTGGTGTCCCAGTGGTGAGTGGTAATGTGTCTCTTTACAACGAGACTGTGGAGCAAAAGACTGCAAGGAACATATACCCAACTCCCGTAGTAGTAGCGGTAGGTGTAGTAGAAAACAGAAAGTTTTTAGACCATAAGTTTAAGGAAGATGGGCATCTCATATTTCTTATCGGAGACCTAAGAAGAGGTTCAAAAATTGACGGAAGTGAGTTTCTCAAGAGAATACACGGTAAAGTTTTAGGGGATGTACCTGAGGTTAATCTTGAAAAGGAAAAAGCCCTCCATGGTTTACTTCTTAGGTTGATAAATGAAGACCTCATACTATCCGCTCATGATGTTTCAACGGGTGGTTTAATGGTGTGCCTGTTGGAATGCCTTTTTGGAACTTCCTTAGGTGCCACCATAAACCTCTATACAGGTGAAAGGCTTGACTTCTTCTTATTTTCTGAAAATCCTACTAGGGTAGTGGTGAGCGTAAAAAAAGAAGATGCAGAAACCTTTAAAGACATCACAGAAGCGGAAGGTATAGATTGGGTACTCTTAGGTAGGACAACAGATGACGGGATATTAAGGATAGAGCTTTACGACGAACCGGTAATGGAGGAAAAGTTAGAACCCTTGGAGGAACTATGGAAAAACACCTTAGAAAAAGCCTTGTCGCATACTTTATAA
- the lspA gene encoding signal peptidase II: MEKHLRKSLVAYFITFFFILASDLVTKKLAEHYLYNREVSLLPFLHLVLVYNKGVAFGILSNAPDIIRLPLVLLSPLVALVLTFLYAIKRKDTTTALLMGMVAGGAIGNFHDRLFLGYVRDFIYISYGKFSWPAFNLADMGISVAILLLLTLSFSPSNSHCKN; the protein is encoded by the coding sequence ATGGAAAAACACCTTAGAAAAAGCCTTGTCGCATACTTTATAACCTTTTTTTTCATCTTAGCAAGCGATTTGGTAACTAAGAAGCTGGCTGAGCACTACCTTTATAACAGAGAGGTAAGTTTACTGCCCTTTTTACACTTAGTGCTTGTTTACAATAAAGGAGTAGCTTTTGGTATCCTCTCAAATGCACCAGATATCATTAGGCTGCCCCTTGTGCTTTTAAGTCCGTTGGTAGCACTTGTTCTTACATTTTTGTATGCCATTAAACGCAAAGATACAACAACCGCTCTCCTTATGGGTATGGTGGCTGGTGGTGCTATAGGAAATTTCCATGATAGACTTTTTTTAGGTTATGTAAGGGATTTTATATACATATCATACGGTAAGTTCTCTTGGCCTGCTTTTAACCTTGCGGACATGGGCATAAGTGTAGCCATATTACTTTTGCTTACATTGTCTTTTAGTCCTTCTAATAGCCACTGCAAAAACTAA
- the thyX gene encoding FAD-dependent thymidylate synthase: MQIHIMGSDQRIVRCARVSFGKDDKVDIERDKKLIKYLFDHRHASPFEHVIIAFEGDKEVWISLLQKVQSPVFQVYWAGGYVWLNLRNFINALEHMPQDVKQEVKNKLPTAYAVIHGEDAKDYSTDSFYVSQRIETSSGWIGLVDKLELGTIMDYYTFVVECPLFVARQWHRHRFGSFNEVSRRYVSYEPSFYIPSYLRKQSDKNKQASTDEKIDEPWNSLFMKKIKWYIEDLRTLYENMIEKGVAKELARGILPQFMHTRFYWTVPRISLDNFIRLRTHEGAQKEIREFAEAIVSMVGYKNSATFRL, from the coding sequence ATGCAAATACACATCATGGGTTCTGACCAAAGGATAGTCAGGTGTGCCAGAGTGTCCTTTGGTAAAGATGATAAGGTGGACATTGAAAGGGACAAAAAGCTTATAAAGTATCTCTTTGATCACCGACATGCCAGTCCCTTTGAGCATGTAATAATTGCCTTTGAAGGGGACAAGGAAGTTTGGATTTCTCTTCTTCAAAAGGTGCAGAGTCCCGTCTTCCAAGTTTATTGGGCAGGAGGTTATGTGTGGTTAAACTTGAGGAACTTTATAAACGCACTTGAACACATGCCACAAGATGTCAAGCAAGAGGTGAAGAACAAATTACCAACCGCTTACGCTGTTATTCACGGAGAAGATGCGAAGGATTATTCCACAGACAGCTTCTATGTTTCCCAGAGGATAGAGACATCTTCAGGATGGATAGGGCTTGTGGATAAGCTTGAACTTGGTACAATTATGGATTATTACACCTTTGTTGTAGAATGCCCTCTCTTTGTTGCAAGACAGTGGCACAGACACAGGTTTGGATCTTTTAACGAGGTGAGTAGGAGGTACGTGAGCTACGAACCTTCTTTTTACATACCTTCTTATTTGCGTAAACAATCTGATAAAAACAAACAGGCATCAACAGACGAAAAGATAGATGAACCTTGGAACTCCCTATTTATGAAGAAGATAAAATGGTATATAGAGGACTTACGCACCCTTTACGAAAACATGATAGAAAAGGGAGTTGCCAAAGAGCTTGCCAGAGGCATACTTCCACAGTTTATGCACACAAGGTTTTACTGGACAGTTCCGAGAATCTCTTTAGACAACTTTATACGCCTGAGGACCCACGAAGGAGCGCAGAAAGAAATAAGAGAGTTCGCTGAGGCTATAGTAAGTATGGTAGGCTATAAAAATAGCGCTACTTTCAGGTTATGA
- a CDS encoding L-threonylcarbamoyladenylate synthase has product MRVVEANQAGLKEAVKVLKEGGIVFCPTDTIYGLVADATNEQAVERLYSIRRPSGRPFIVLIPDKEWLRFFDLYADEELWDLLDTHATVIFYKKNSIPLYLTRGKKSIAIRLPKEDSFVMKLMQELNAPLVAPSANPEGKDPAVDVSIAQEYFGDKIDLYVDAGYIKGEPSTIVRLIGKKGLRLVREGNIKFKDFLEHAKCIIT; this is encoded by the coding sequence ATGAGGGTGGTAGAAGCTAACCAAGCGGGGCTAAAAGAAGCGGTCAAAGTGTTAAAAGAAGGTGGGATAGTTTTCTGTCCTACAGACACTATATATGGGCTTGTAGCTGATGCTACAAATGAACAAGCGGTAGAAAGACTCTACTCCATAAGAAGACCTTCAGGAAGGCCCTTTATAGTGCTCATTCCTGACAAAGAATGGCTTAGATTTTTTGATCTGTATGCAGACGAAGAACTCTGGGACCTTCTTGATACGCACGCTACCGTGATCTTTTACAAAAAAAACTCTATTCCCTTATATCTCACAAGGGGAAAGAAGAGCATAGCCATAAGACTGCCAAAAGAGGACAGTTTTGTTATGAAGCTTATGCAAGAGCTAAACGCACCTCTTGTAGCACCCAGCGCTAACCCAGAAGGGAAGGATCCGGCCGTTGATGTAAGTATAGCACAAGAATACTTTGGCGATAAGATAGACCTTTATGTGGATGCTGGATACATAAAAGGAGAACCATCAACCATAGTCAGGCTTATTGGAAAGAAGGGTTTAAGGTTAGTAAGAGAGGGAAACATAAAGTTCAAAGACTTTCTTGAGCACGCAAAATGCATCATAACCTGA